One Longimicrobiaceae bacterium genomic window, ACATGGGCACGCTCAACGATCGCATGGTCGCGCAGGCGAACCTTGCGCGCGCGGCCGGCGGCGCGGGCGACCGCACCGCGTTCGAGCAGGCGTGGGAAGAGGCGTGGAGCCTGGCGCACGAGCCGGAGACGCAGGCCGGCGCCGCCAGTGCGCTGCTGGACCTGGGCCACGGCGCCATGAGCCTCCAGGAGTGGACCCGCGCCGAGCGCGCCGCCGAGGCCGCCCGCCAGATCGCCACCCAGCGCGAGCAGGCCAAGATCCTCCTCACCGCCGAGTCGGTCCTGGACGCGGCCCGCGCACGCAAGGGCCTCGCGCAGACCGCGGCCGCCCTGGCCGACAGCGAGGAAAGCGCCGACACCCTGGCCGCCGACCTCGTGCGCTCGCTCAACGGCCAACCCGCGGGAAGCTGAGCGAAGCGCGGAATAGACGGCAATCGAGGGGCATCCGAGCCTCGATTGTCGGCTGGTTCGATTTGATCGGATTCAGAACAAAGCAGGGGACGGCGATGGCGGCCGTTCCCTGCTTTGGCTTTGCGCAGTGATTCTGCATCCGTACGTCGGAGAACGGCCCGCAAGAGACTGCGTGATGTGAAAACCGAAGACGCGCATGATGGTAGACCGCGAACATGCGCAGAACTTGCTTCTGACGCACAATCCCAAAGTGAGACAGGGCAGATGCCTCGCTGAAGGATAAACCTCATCCCTACAATCAGTTGCTCACTTCCGCCCGCGGGTAAAGCTATTTCCATAGCGAGGTTGGGCTGCCCTCGATGAACTGGAGACCCACCCAATAGGATTGTGTCCCTCTTGGCCCCTGAACAGGAGCGAACCATTCAGGGTCTTGCGGACGCATACGCCAGAGCGCCTCATCGGACAGAACGCCCCGCTAAAGTGTGTCCAAGGCCGGCAGGTCGCGCCAGAGGGTGGCGAGGGCGCCGGAGCGGATGAGGCCGGCGGCGGCGGCGATGTCGCCGGAGAGGTCGCGGTCGGCGGTGAGGGGGGAGATGCGCTCGCGGACCAGGTCGTAGGCGCGCTGCACGCCGGCGCCGGGGCGCAGCGGCTTGCGGAACTCGAGGGCCTGGGCGGCGCACATCAGCTCGATGCCGAGGACCGCCTCGGTGTTCTGGAGCACGCGGCGAAGCTTGAGCGCCGACGTCATTCCCATCGACACGTGGTCTTCCTTGTTGGCGCCGGTGGGGATGGAATCCACGCTGGCCGGGTGCGCAAGCGTCTTGTTCTCGTTCGTGAGCGCCGCCGCTGTGATCTGCGCGATCATCATCCCCGAGCAGAGGCCGGGGTCGGCGGTGAGGAAGGCAGGGAGGCGCTCGGAGAGGTCGGGATTGACCAGGCGCTCCACGCGGCGCTCGGAGATGCTGGACATGTCGGCCAGCGCGATGGCGAGCAGGTCCAGCACCTGTGCGATGGGTTGCCCGTGGAAGTTGCCGCCGCTCACCACCAGCCCGCCCTCGCCCTCGTCCGGGAAGATGAGCGGGTTGTCGGTGGCGCTGTTCGCCTCAGTCTCCAGCACCGAGCGCACGTAGCCGAAGGCGTTGCGCGCGGCCCCGTGCACCTGCGGCATGCAGCGCAGCGAGTAGGCGTCCTGCACGCGCGGGTCGCCCTCGCGGTGCGACTCGCGGATCTCGCTGCCGGCGAGCAGGGCGCGGAGCCGCGAGGCGCTGGCGAGCTGGCCGGGGTGCGGCCGGGCGCGGTGGATGGCGGGGTGGAAGGCCATCGGCGTCCCGAGAAGCCCCTCCAGCGCCATCGCTCCGGCCACGTCGGCAGATTCGACGACGCGCTCGGCGCCAAGGAGCGCGAGGGCGCCGATGCCCGTCATCGCCTGCGTGCCGTTGTTGAGCGCCAGGCCCTCCTTCGCCTGCAGCCGCACGGGTTCGAGACCTACGCGGCGCAGCGCGTCGATCCCCGGCATCACCTCGCCGCCCACCTCCGCGCGGCCCTCGCCGACCAGGACGAGCGCGAGGTGCGACAGCGGGGCGAGGTCGCCCGACGCGCCCACCGAGCCCTGCTCGGGGATCACGGGGGTGACGCCGCGGTTCAGCAACTCCAGCAGCAGCGCCACGACCTCCGGGCGGATGCCGGAGAAGCCCTTCGCGAGCACGTTCGCGCGCAGCAGCGTGATCGCGCGCGACTCGTGCCGGGGCAGCGGCGTGCCGACCCCGCACGCGTGGCTGCGAATCAGGTTGATCTGCAGCTCCTCCAGCCGGTCGTGCGCGATCGCCACGTCACTGAGGCGGCCAAAGCCCGTCGTGACGCCGTAGACGATGCCGCCAGACGCGACCGCGGCCTCGACCACGGCGCGGGAGCGGCGCATCCGCTCGACGGTGCCCGCGGCGAACGCCACCTCGGCGCCGTCGCCACGAGCCACGTGCTCGATCTGCTCCAGGGTCAGGCCGTCGCCGTCGATCTCGATCCGCTGCCGCATCTTCGCTCCGCGATTGGGGGAGCGGGAAGATAGAAAGCGGCGGCAGGCGGGACAACCGCAGCGGCGCCCTCGTCACATCTGAAAGCGCTCGCCCTCCGGCACCTCGCACGACTTCGCGGGCTCCGTGCGCTGCGTGCTGGCGCCGCTGCCGCCCACGTGCGGGTCGATCACGCGCCAGCAGTCGCGGTAGATGGAGCAGTAGCAGATGTCCACGCCCATCCGCGCGCTGCGGACCGAGGCGGAGTCCGCCGCGGGATGGCCGGAGATGGTGAGCGCCGTGATCGACTCGCCCGGCAGCAGCACCTGGCCGCCCACGGTGCTGAACGAGTACGCCGAGCCGTAGTCGAACCCCGCCTCGCGCGGCCCGATCAGCGCCCGCGCCACGGTGCTCCAGCGCGCCTGCGGCTTTCCATCTACCGTGAGCACCACCGTCTCCACCTGCGCGGGGCCGATGCCCTGGTTGCGGATGCGGAAGGCGAACGAGCCCGCGTTGCTCACCGACGGGGCCAGGCGCGGCCACACCGACATGTGCTGCTGCTCGCGCATGATCCTCACCTCCACGAGCGACACGACGAGGGCCGAGAGGCTGATGAGCACGGCCGCCGCGGCGACCAGCATCTCCGGGTCGATCCGGCGGCGGCGAGGTTGAACGGGTGAGCTCATCGGCAAAGATGCAGATGTTGATGAAGATGCGAGGGCGGCGAATGCGGTCCGCCGCCAGGTCGATTCGCCGGGAAGGATACGCGAGAAGGGGCGCCCGCCGAAAGCGGACGCCCCTTCATCTACCGACGTTTCAGCTACCCGCACGACGGCATCTCATGCGAACGGCCGTGCCTGCGTCAGCAGAAGTCGTTGCCGCCGCATCCGGCAGAGTTGGTCACCGCGGTGAAGTTGACGTCTCCGAGGTTGCCGGAATGCACCACCACCTCGAGCTGGAAGTTGGGCGTCTGCGCGTCGATGTCGAGCGACAGGGTCCCGCCCGTTTCGGGGAGAGTGTACCACACGCCGCCGTGGTCCGCGTACGAGATGTACCACTCGTACGTGTAGGTCCCGTTCCCGCCCGTGGTGGCGGCAACCCACGTGTTCGTGCCCAGGGTCGTGATGTCCATCGGGCCCATGATCGATACCGACGGCTGCGTGTAGAGCGGATTCGCCACCGTCACGCTGATCGGTGAGGACGTGGAAGACTTGCCCAGGCTCGACACCGTGTAGCGGTACTGCCGGTTGGAGTAGCTGCCCCCCGCCGTGAACGTCTGGGTCAGCGTCTGCGAGTTCACGCCCAGGTTCTGCCACGTGCTGCTCCCGGCCGGGAGCATCTCCCACACGTAGCTCTTCACGTCACCACCGGAGACCTGAGCCGTGTAGGTCTCCGTCCCTGCCGAGTACACGTTCGTGTGTCCCGAGATGCCGTCCGCGTGCACCGGGGGGATGTACGTCGAAGTGTAGTGGAGGGCCACGGAGTCAAGCCCGTAACCGGTCCCGGGCGTACCCTGGTACACAGGGAAGGTGGAGATGTTGCCGCTCTGGAAGTTGTAGACCGTCGTGCCGTTCCAGCCCGTACCGCCCGTGCACGCGATACGGTAGTCCGTGTTGTCGGACCGGGTGTACACCCCGCCCGTGCAGTCCAGGGAATAGGGGCGAAGGGCCGCCTGCACGCTCATGTAACTCCGCTTCACGACGGTGTCGGTGAGCGCTCCCCGCGACGGTACCCATGTCACGGTGTCCATGGGAGTGAGGTTGTTGTAACGATAGATCTTCCAGACCGGAACCGGCGAGGTGACGATGGTGCGGTGGGCTGGCTGGCTGCCCGGGATGGCGGGGGTGAGAGGGGTGGCGGCGTCGCTGCAGGCGGTGAGCAGCAGCGCGGCGGCGGCGAGGAACTTCCTGGCGGTGTGCATGTGCGGGTGGGGCTCGGGGACGGAGATGGTGCTCACCCGTTTGGGCGATGCGCCGGCGGTTGTCCGCTTCACAAGGCCGCGGAGGCGGCACTCACCTCCGTGTCTTGCGCGGACATAGTTCGCCCATTCGCGCCCCGCTTCAAGCAATCGGTAACGAAACGGGCCGCCGGTGGCGCGAAGGGCGCCACCGGCGGTGCGAGAATTCACCGCTGCTGAAGACGAACCCCTGCCATTCGTGCGTTCAGGCTTCGTCCTCGACCGATGTCGCGAGGTCGGTGCGGAGGAGGATGGCGGCGGACGCGGCGGCGAGCGCGAACCGCTGCTCCTGCGGCAGCCCCGGGTCGATGCGGACGCGCCCGCCGTTCACGACGTCGACCGAGCCCACGGGGTGGCCGTCCTCGAGAAAGACGAAGCCGACCGCCTCGCCCGTGCGCCAGCGCGTGTCGGACAGCCGGTCCGAGCGTGCTACCTGGAACCTCACGCCCTCGCTGCCTAGAATGCCGGTGAGCCCGCGCCCGTCGTGGTCGCTCATGTCCAGGCGCCACGCCGCCGCGGACGCTCCGGCCGGCGTGAAGGCGCAGCCCAGCGACGCCTCGGGGTCGTACAGGACGCTGCCCAGCACCGGCACCTTGGAGTGGCTGAGCGCGGCACTCTGCTCGCACTCGGCCCGCCCGTCCACCTCCCCCTCGGCGAAGCGGAAGCGGAACGTCTCCGTCTGGCGCAGACGCGAGCGGTCGTTGCGGATCGCGGCGGACACCCAGCCGCCCAAGCCCTCGCCCTCGTGCGCGCGGGAACCGCGGTGCAGGTCGCGCACGGCATAGCCACCGAAGCGCAGCGCGTGGCCCGGCATCCACCCCTGCGCGCCGTGGACCTCCATGTCCGGCACGGGGGCGAGCGCCCCCGGAACCACCATTCGCGAGCCCGCACAGCCCGCCGCGAGCGCCAGCAGCGCCGGCGCGATCAGATGTATGTGTCGCATGAGAATACCCGATGAGTGTCGGTGGATGGGGTGCGGGTCCCGCCTCCATGGGCGGAGCCCTCAAATCGGGGCGATGCGCTCAGTGCGCGGGAGTGCGATCCAGGCGCGGCTCATCCGCCAGGAGCTGGTACGCCCAGTCGAAGATCATCAGCCGGTGGCCGCGGCCGTCGCTGCCCAGGAGCTGCACGCGCGCCACGCCGTAGTGCGTCCGGGCGTCGCTGCCGGTGACGGCGAACACGTAGCTGAACTCGGAGTTGACCGGGATCGCCGCCGTCGTGTAGCCGGTGGCCGGGGCGCGCGTCACGGCGCGGCAGGTTGCATCCGCCGCGGGGCCGCAGACGAGGGATGTGGTGCGTCCCGGATACTCCAGCACCCGCGTGCCGTTGAGGGGAACGATGCGCCAGCCCGCCGCGTCCGATTCCAGCCGCCACTGCGCCTGCGTCGAGCCGCCGGCCACGATGGGCAGGCTCGCCTCGGACGAGACGAAGCGGAAGCCGCTGGCCGCCGCGCTGTCGCCGAAGGCGTAAAGCAGCTCGCCGTGCGCGTCCGGCCGCGCGACGCCGGTGATCTCCGCGCTCAGGTCGCTCACCCGGCCGAACGTGTCCATCGCGGCGACGCGGTAGCCGTATGCGCTGCCGTTCTCCACGCGCGAGTCCAGGTATGCCGTGCCGTCCGTCTCGCCCGCCTGGTAGAGCGACGCCTGCGTGCCCACGTGCGTGAGGTAGACGAGGTACTTCCACAAGGCGCCGGTGGAGCCGTTCGCATGCCAGCGGATGTACGCCGCGTGGTCCAGCCCGATCACCGAGTCGGCGACCGGAGCGGCGGGGCGGGTGGCGGTGGGCACGGCCGCCGTCTCGCTGAAGTCGGTGGCCGTCTCGATGCCGGACGCCTGGTCGTACGTGGCCACGTAGTAGTCGTACGTCTGGCCCGCGCTCACGTTGCGGTCGGCATACGCGCACCCGTCCACCGTGCACGAGGTGACGGTGGCGAGGAGCGTGTACGAAGAGGAGCCGCCCCGCCTGCCGTAGATGCGGAAGACCTCGCGGTTCCACGACAGCGGCGGCAGCCATTCCAGGTTCACCACGGGATGGCCCAGGGCGGAGCCGCCGTTGAAGCCCTCCAGAACCCACCCCGCGGTTGCGGTGAGGTCGCGGGGAGCATCGGGGCGGCCGCCACCGCCGCCCACGAATACGTTGGTGTTGTCGCAGGCGCCGAGCGACAGCGCCGCGGCGGTGATGATGAGCGCGGATCGGATTGCGGTGCGCATGGGAGTTTCCTGGCGAGGTGCGGATACGCGGAGCGCGTTCGTGCCATGCGAAGAAGGGCAACCCGCGTTCCGGTAGACCCCATCGTACACTTGGCGGCCGAAGGAGATGCAGCGCAACCGCTTAGGTTTTCCGTGAGATGAACGGCTTGCCAGCCGTTGTCCGAGGGAGGGGATGAACGGGTGTCACTTGGGTGGGACGGCCCTCACCCGGCTCGTAAAACTCGCCTGCCGTCCCCCGCAAGCGGGGGAAGGCACGCCATTGGCGCTGCTGCGGCTTGGTATGGGTCGAGTTCGGCTCCTCGCTGCTGGCGCGGTGGCGGACTCGCGCTGCGCGCTGCGGGGGGGCGGGTCGCGAGATCGGCTCGGACGCGGGATGGCCGGGTGGCTTCCGGCTTGGGGAGGATCGGCCGGGGATGATGGTGCGGATGCAGGCCGCGCAGGCGGCCTTCGCGCGGTTTTTGCCACGGGCTCAGCCGCCGGGCGAGGCGGCGGGAGCGCTTCCGGAGACGCGCTGAAGGCCGGGCGGAGAGCCGTTCGCAGTACCCATAAAAAAGCAGAAGCGGAGCAAGACCGGCGGCGGTTTGCCGGGCTTGCTCCGCGGGCGGGGAGACCCCGGACGGAGGCGGGCAGGCCGTATCGCCCGCCGGAGGAGGAGGCTCGCCGCCCCCGCGGAGGAGACGGGCGGCAGGCACCGCAGTTCAGAGGTGCCGGCCGCCCGGCTCCGGAGCGGTCCGACGCGTCCGGACCCGCCGTCTCGACCTTCCGCAGCAACCAGCCCATCGGCGATCAGCGACCCTCCGCTCTCCCTCGATACAGGTCGTTCTCCGCCGATGCAGGTCGCCGGATCAGCTCAAGGCGTGGTGGGGCGGTCGATGCCCACGTTCTGCTCGTGGTAGTCGAACTTCAGGTCCGGCAGGTCCACCAGGTGCACGCGGAACGCGAACGCCGTGTTGCCCGTGGCGGTGCGGAAGAAGTCGAAGTTCGCCTGCCACCGGTACAGGTTGCGCGTGAAGTTGAGCGAGTGCTGCGTGAAGCGCCCGTCGGTGAGCGAGTAGCTGGTCGTCCAGTTCACGCCCCAGTTGGCCGTGGGGTAGAACGACATGTTGCCGCTCAGGTCCTGGTTTCCGCTCGAGATACCGCGCCGCAGCGAGTCGCTGGCCGCCGGCCGCAGGCGCGACAGCGAGTAGCGCACCGACATGGTCCACGGCCCGCGCCCCGTCTCCTGCCGGTTGGCCGTGGCGCCGCCGGAGCCCAGCGGGTTCAGCGGCTGCTGGCGCACCGTGTCGGGCGTGGCGGCGCGCTCGCCGGAGCGGCCGGTGTCGTTGGGACCGCGGGTGAGGCCCAGGAAGCGGAAGAGCGCGGAGTTCTGCCCCAGCGAGAACGTGGTGCTCAGCGAGGTGAGGAACGGGTCGAACTGGTGCCCCACGATGCGCCCCGAGTCGCCCACGATGCCGCGGAACCGGCTGCTGGCGGGGATGGCGGAGCTGCCGCTCGTGCCGAGGACGTCGCGGAAGAGGCTGTGCGCCACCGTGAAGTTGAGGCCGCCCAGGTAGTCCGACCGCACGGTGTTGGTGATGTCGGGCGTCTGGAAGCGCCGGCCGCTGATGTCGAACGCCGTGCGCGGCTGCGGCACGAAGCTGTACAGCAGCGACGAGGTGCTGATGGCCAGCATGGTCACCTTGCGCGCGTCGGGCGGCGGCCCCTGCTCCTGCCCCGCGGCGCGCGCGCTGTCGGCCCCGGCGGAGTCGGTGTGCTGCACCTTGGGCGTGCGCACCTTGGCCTCGAACGTCTGTTCCAGGCCCAGCGTGAACTGGTTCTGCGTGCGGCTGGCCTCGGGCCCGAACGCCAGCGCCTGCACCGTGTCGGACCTGAAGCCCGGCACGTACGAGTAGCTGATGGTGGGGTGCACGTGGTGCCGGATGGCAGTATACGGCCCGAAGCCGGGGAAGAAGCCGTACAGGTCCGTGTTGATGGCCGCCCCGAAGTTGGCCCGCATTGGCGCCGACACGAAGCGCCCGAAGGCGCGGCTCCGGTTAGGATCGCGCAGCACCAGCGTGTCGCTGGCCGTGTCGGTGACGTTCACCAGGTTCTGCGAGATGCTGAGCGACGGCGAGATGGTGGTCGACGAGATCAGCTTGATCTGGTAGCTGGTGGTGGCGGACCACTGCAGCGTGGCCTGGTCGCGCCCCGGCAGCGCCCGCAGGCTGAGGGGCGACACGCCCGGCGCGGCATCGGCACTGTCGATGGCCGCGAGCGCGTCGTTGCCCGCCTTCCCGTAGTTCACGCTCGTCCCGATGCTCAGCGCGTGCAAGGTGAGCGACTGGCTGGCGGCCAACGTGGTGTTGCTGGTGCCGGGGTTGCGCGTGCGCAGCGCGTCGCCGGGCTGCGTGGTGGAGCGGCTGCCGTTGGCGTTGAACGACAACGTGGCGTCGTTGAAGAAGTGCGCGTGGTCCGGGTCTGCGGACTGGAAGAGCGTGATGGGGTTGAGCCCCAGGTTGAAGCTGGGCAGCGTGCTGGCCACGTTGTCGTTCGCCAGCGACTGCCGCCGCTCGGCCGTGGTGGACAGGTTGCCCCACGAGAACCGGTGCGTGAGCGACGCGGTGGACGCCAGGTTCTGCGTGGCGCGCGTGGGGTCGATGGTGCGCCGCCGCTCGAACCCCGTGTCCGACGCGTAGTTGCCGGAGACGGAGATGTCGGTGTTCTCGCTGGGCTTCCACGCGTCCTGCGTGGTGAAGTTGAAGCGCCGCGAGCCGCCCGCCTCGGTGGTCCAGAAGTTCTCGAACGTGGCGCCGCCGCTCAGGAAGCGCTGGCGCCACTTGTACTCCAGCCCGCCCGCCAGCGCGCGGTACGAGCCGCTGCGCCAGCGCGCCGCCAGCTGCGCGCCCATGTACTGGTTGATCGCCCAGTAGTAGCCCACGTTGCTCAGCTCGCGCCCCGTGCCCTCGCCGCTGCGTCGCGACGAGGTGCGGACGATGTCGTTCACGCTGAACTGCGGCACCAGGATGCCGCTGCGGCGCCCCTTCTCCAGGTCCTGCACGATGAAGGGCAGCGCCAGCACCGGCACGTTGCGGAAGTACAGCACCGCCGGCCGGCCCACCAGGATGCGGTTCTTGATCACCATGATCTTCTCCGCCTCGAAGTGGTACGCCGGGGTGGCGCGGTCGTCCGACGTGAAGACGCCGTCGGTGGCGTACACCCGCTGCGCCGCCTCGCTGGTCACGTCGCCGTGCACGATCCAGGTGGCGCCCTCGGTGATCTTGGTGCTCGCCCCCCGCGCCGTGGCCCGGCGCGTCTCCAGGTCGTAGAACATCACGTTGGCCGTGATGTCCTCGCCCTCACCCGTGGCCTTGGGCTGGCCGTACGCCTCCACGAAGCGGCTGCGCTCGCGGTAGACGAGCGAGTCCTTCGCCTGGATCTCGCTGCCCTCGCGCGTCACCGTGCTGTTCCCGTACAGCCGCAGCGCATGGTCCGCCGTCCTGAACGTGGCGCTGTCGCCCTGGTACTGCACCGGCGTGTAGCCCGGCAGCTTGAGCAGCGCGTCGTACAGCGTGTCCGGCGCAAACGTGCGCGTGCGTGCCGAGTCGCCCGCCGGGCGGCGGGCCGTGTCGCCGGGGGCGCGTGGCGTGGTGTCGTTCGCGGGGCGGGCGCGGGGCTGCTGCGCCGCGGGCGGCACGCGGGGGGTGGACGGCACCGAGCCGCGCACCTTGGGCACCTGCGCGGCGGACGGCACGGCGAGCGCCGCCATCGCGACCAGGACGAGGGCGGCGGGAAGCAGCGCGCGCAAGGGGCGGAGTGTCACGCGGCTACGCCTCCCCCAGCGCGGGCTCGGGCACGGGGGTGCGGTACACGACCTTGCTCAGGAAGATGCTCATCTCGTACAGCAGGATCATGGGCACCATCATCATCAGCGTGGCGGTCACCACGTCGCCGGGGGTGATGATGGAGCAGAGGGCGGTGATGGCCACGATGGCGTGGCGCCGCTTCTCGGCCAGGAAGCGCGGGCTCACG contains:
- the hutH gene encoding histidine ammonia-lyase, with the protein product MRQRIEIDGDGLTLEQIEHVARGDGAEVAFAAGTVERMRRSRAVVEAAVASGGIVYGVTTGFGRLSDVAIAHDRLEELQINLIRSHACGVGTPLPRHESRAITLLRANVLAKGFSGIRPEVVALLLELLNRGVTPVIPEQGSVGASGDLAPLSHLALVLVGEGRAEVGGEVMPGIDALRRVGLEPVRLQAKEGLALNNGTQAMTGIGALALLGAERVVESADVAGAMALEGLLGTPMAFHPAIHRARPHPGQLASASRLRALLAGSEIRESHREGDPRVQDAYSLRCMPQVHGAARNAFGYVRSVLETEANSATDNPLIFPDEGEGGLVVSGGNFHGQPIAQVLDLLAIALADMSSISERRVERLVNPDLSERLPAFLTADPGLCSGMMIAQITAAALTNENKTLAHPASVDSIPTGANKEDHVSMGMTSALKLRRVLQNTEAVLGIELMCAAQALEFRKPLRPGAGVQRAYDLVRERISPLTADRDLSGDIAAAAGLIRSGALATLWRDLPALDTL
- a CDS encoding putative LPS assembly protein LptD, with translation MTLRPLRALLPAALVLVAMAALAVPSAAQVPKVRGSVPSTPRVPPAAQQPRARPANDTTPRAPGDTARRPAGDSARTRTFAPDTLYDALLKLPGYTPVQYQGDSATFRTADHALRLYGNSTVTREGSEIQAKDSLVYRERSRFVEAYGQPKATGEGEDITANVMFYDLETRRATARGASTKITEGATWIVHGDVTSEAAQRVYATDGVFTSDDRATPAYHFEAEKIMVIKNRILVGRPAVLYFRNVPVLALPFIVQDLEKGRRSGILVPQFSVNDIVRTSSRRSGEGTGRELSNVGYYWAINQYMGAQLAARWRSGSYRALAGGLEYKWRQRFLSGGATFENFWTTEAGGSRRFNFTTQDAWKPSENTDISVSGNYASDTGFERRRTIDPTRATQNLASTASLTHRFSWGNLSTTAERRQSLANDNVASTLPSFNLGLNPITLFQSADPDHAHFFNDATLSFNANGSRSTTQPGDALRTRNPGTSNTTLAASQSLTLHALSIGTSVNYGKAGNDALAAIDSADAAPGVSPLSLRALPGRDQATLQWSATTSYQIKLISSTTISPSLSISQNLVNVTDTASDTLVLRDPNRSRAFGRFVSAPMRANFGAAINTDLYGFFPGFGPYTAIRHHVHPTISYSYVPGFRSDTVQALAFGPEASRTQNQFTLGLEQTFEAKVRTPKVQHTDSAGADSARAAGQEQGPPPDARKVTMLAISTSSLLYSFVPQPRTAFDISGRRFQTPDITNTVRSDYLGGLNFTVAHSLFRDVLGTSGSSAIPASSRFRGIVGDSGRIVGHQFDPFLTSLSTTFSLGQNSALFRFLGLTRGPNDTGRSGERAATPDTVRQQPLNPLGSGGATANRQETGRGPWTMSVRYSLSRLRPAASDSLRRGISSGNQDLSGNMSFYPTANWGVNWTTSYSLTDGRFTQHSLNFTRNLYRWQANFDFFRTATGNTAFAFRVHLVDLPDLKFDYHEQNVGIDRPTTP